Proteins found in one Sorghum bicolor cultivar BTx623 chromosome 1, Sorghum_bicolor_NCBIv3, whole genome shotgun sequence genomic segment:
- the LOC8078022 gene encoding basic transcription factor 3, whose amino-acid sequence MNVDKLKKMAGAVRTGGKGSMRRKKKAVHKTTTTDDKRLQSTLKRIGVNTIPGIEEVNIFKDDVVIQFQNPKVQASIPANTWVVSGVPQTKSLQDLLPSIINQLGPDNLDNLKRLAEHFQKQVPGAEAGAAAQDDDDVPELVPGETFEEAAEEKKVPEPEPEEKKES is encoded by the exons ATGAATGtggacaagctcaagaagatggcGGGCGCTGTGCGCACCGGAGGAAAGGGCAGCATGCGCAG GAAGAAGAAGGCAGTTCACAAGACCACAACCACCGATGACAAGCGGCTTCAGAGCACATTGAAAAGAATCGGAGTGAACACTATTCCTGGTATTGAAGAGGTCAACATTTTCAAGGATGATGTTGTTATCCAATTTCAGAACCCTAAAG TGCAAGCATCTATTCCTGCAAATACATGGGTAGTCAGTGGAGTACCCCAGACAAAAA GTCTGCAAGATCTTCTGCCATCAATTATCAACCAACTGG GCCCTGATAACCTGGACAACCTTAAGAGGCTTGCTGAGCATTTCCAGAAGCAGGTACCAGGTGCTGAAGCTGGTGCAGCTGCACAGGATGATGACGATGTCCCTGAGCTTGTCCCAGGAGAGACATTTGAGGAGGCTGCAGAAGAGAAGAAGGTGCCTGAACCGGAACCGGAAGAGAAGAAAGAATCGTAA